The Vulpes vulpes isolate BD-2025 chromosome 8, VulVul3, whole genome shotgun sequence genome has a window encoding:
- the SLC6A13 gene encoding sodium- and chloride-dependent GABA transporter 2 isoform X4, with protein MIVILLNIYYIIVLAWALFYLFSSFTIDLPWGSCHHEWNTEYCVEFQRTNGSLNVTSENATSPVIEFWERRVLKISDGIHDLGALRWELALCLLVAWVICYFCIWKGVKSTGKVVYFTATFPYLMLVVLLIRGVTLPGAAQGIQFYLYPNLTRLWDPQVWMDAGTQIFFSFAICLGCLTALGSYNKYHNNCYRDCIALCFLNSGTSFVAGFAIFSVLGFMSQEQGVPISEVAESGPGLAFIAYPRAVVMLPFSPLWACCFFFMVVLLGLDSQFVCVESLVTALVDMYPHIFRKKNRRELLILGVSVTSFFVGLVMLTEGGMYVFQLFDYYAASGMCLLFVAIFESFCVAWVYGAGRFYNNIEDMIGYRPWPLIKYCWLFLTPAVCTATFLFSLIKYTPLTYNKKYTYPWWGDALGWFLALSSMVCIPAWSFYKLGTLKGSLKERIRQLLCPAEDLPGWNRAEPSAPATPRTSLLILTELESHC; from the exons ATGATTGTCATCCTCCTCAACATCTACTACATCATTGTCCTGGCCTGGGCCCTCTTCTACCTCTTTAGCAGCTTCACCATTGACCTTCCCTGGGGAAGCTGCCACCATGAGTGGAACACAG AATACTGTGTGGAGTTCCAGAGGACCAATGGCTCCCTGAATGTGACCTCTGAAAATGCCACCTCTCCTGTCATCGAGTTCTGGGA GAGGCGGGTCCTGAAGATCTCTGATGGCATCCATGACCTGGGGGCCCTGCGCTGGGAGCTGGCCCTGTGCCTCCTGGTTGCCTGGGTCATCTGCTACTTCTGCATCTGGAAGGGGGTCAAGTCCACAGGCAAG GTGGTGTACTTCACAGCCACATTCCCTTACCTCATGCTGGTGGTCCTGTTAATTCGAGGGGTGACTCTGCCTGGGGCAGCCCAAGGAATTCAGTTTTACCTGTACCCAAACCTCACACGTCTGTGGGATCCCCAG GTGTGGATGGACGCGGGCACCCAGATCTTCTTTTCCTTCGCCATCTGCCTAGGGTGCCTGACTGCCCTGGGCAGCTACAACAAATACCACAACAACTGCTACAG GGACTGCATCGCCCTCTGCTTCCTCAACAGCGGTACCAGCTTCGTGGCTGGATTTGCTATCTTCTCTGTCCTGGGCTTCATGTCTCAGGAGCAGGGGGTGCCCATCTCTGAGGTGGCTGAGTCTG GCCCCGGCCTTGCTTTCATTGCCTACCCCCGGGCCGTGGTGATGctgcccttctctcctctctgggcctgctgcttcttcttcatGGTCGTCCTCCTGGGACTGGACAGCCAG TTTGTGTGCGTAGAAAGCCTGGTGACAGCGCTGGTGGACATGTACCCCCACATATTCCGCAAGAAGAACCGGAGGGAGCTCCTCATTCTTGGCGTGTCTGTCACCTCCTTCTTTGTCGGGCTGGTCATGCTTACAGAG GGCGGTATGTACGTATTTCAGCTCTTTGACTACTATGCAGCCAGTGGCATGTGCCTCCTGTTTGTGGCCATCTTTGAGTCCTTCTGTGTGGCTTGGGTTTATG GAGCTGGGCGCTTCTACAACAACATTGAAGATATGATTGGGTACAGGCCATGGCCTCTTATCAAATATTGCTGGCTGTTCCTCACCCCAGCTGTCTGCACA GccaccttcctcttctccctgatCAAGTACACCCCGCTGACCTACAACAAGAAGTACACGTACCCGTGGTGGGGCGATGCCCTGGGCTGGTTCCTGGCTCTGTCCTCCATGGTCTGCATTCCCGCCTGGAGCTTCTATAAACTCGGCACCCTCAAGGGCTCCCTCAAAGAG AGAATTCGCCAGCTCCTGTGCCCGGCGGAGGACCTGCCTGGATGGAACCGAGCAGaaccctctgcccctgccacgCCCAGGACATCGCTGCTCATTCTCACCGAGCTGGAGTCCCACTGCTAG
- the SLC6A13 gene encoding sodium- and chloride-dependent GABA transporter 2 isoform X3, with the protein MAGRLGGAFFIPYLIFLFTCGIPVFLLETALGQYTSQGGVTAWRKICPIFEGIGYASQMIVILLNIYYIIVLAWALFYLFSSFTIDLPWGSCHHEWNTEYCVEFQRTNGSLNVTSENATSPVIEFWERRVLKISDGIHDLGALRWELALCLLVAWVICYFCIWKGVKSTGKVVYFTATFPYLMLVVLLIRGVTLPGAAQGIQFYLYPNLTRLWDPQVWMDAGTQIFFSFAICLGCLTALGSYNKYHNNCYRDCIALCFLNSGTSFVAGFAIFSVLGFMSQEQGVPISEVAESGPGLAFIAYPRAVVMLPFSPLWACCFFFMVVLLGLDSQFVCVESLVTALVDMYPHIFRKKNRRELLILGVSVTSFFVGLVMLTEGGMYVFQLFDYYAASGMCLLFVAIFESFCVAWVYGAGRFYNNIEDMIGYRPWPLIKYCWLFLTPAVCTATFLFSLIKYTPLTYNKKYTYPWWGDALGWFLALSSMVCIPAWSFYKLGTLKGSLKERIRQLLCPAEDLPGWNRAEPSAPATPRTSLLILTELESHC; encoded by the exons GTGCCTTTTTCATCCCCTACCTCATCTTCCTCTTTACCTGTGGCATTCCTGTCTTCCTCTTGGAGACAGCACTGGGCCAGTACACTAGCCAGGGAGGCGTCACAGCCTGGAGGAAGATTTGCCCCATCTTTGAGG GCATTGGCTACGCCTCCCAGATGATTGTCATCCTCCTCAACATCTACTACATCATTGTCCTGGCCTGGGCCCTCTTCTACCTCTTTAGCAGCTTCACCATTGACCTTCCCTGGGGAAGCTGCCACCATGAGTGGAACACAG AATACTGTGTGGAGTTCCAGAGGACCAATGGCTCCCTGAATGTGACCTCTGAAAATGCCACCTCTCCTGTCATCGAGTTCTGGGA GAGGCGGGTCCTGAAGATCTCTGATGGCATCCATGACCTGGGGGCCCTGCGCTGGGAGCTGGCCCTGTGCCTCCTGGTTGCCTGGGTCATCTGCTACTTCTGCATCTGGAAGGGGGTCAAGTCCACAGGCAAG GTGGTGTACTTCACAGCCACATTCCCTTACCTCATGCTGGTGGTCCTGTTAATTCGAGGGGTGACTCTGCCTGGGGCAGCCCAAGGAATTCAGTTTTACCTGTACCCAAACCTCACACGTCTGTGGGATCCCCAG GTGTGGATGGACGCGGGCACCCAGATCTTCTTTTCCTTCGCCATCTGCCTAGGGTGCCTGACTGCCCTGGGCAGCTACAACAAATACCACAACAACTGCTACAG GGACTGCATCGCCCTCTGCTTCCTCAACAGCGGTACCAGCTTCGTGGCTGGATTTGCTATCTTCTCTGTCCTGGGCTTCATGTCTCAGGAGCAGGGGGTGCCCATCTCTGAGGTGGCTGAGTCTG GCCCCGGCCTTGCTTTCATTGCCTACCCCCGGGCCGTGGTGATGctgcccttctctcctctctgggcctgctgcttcttcttcatGGTCGTCCTCCTGGGACTGGACAGCCAG TTTGTGTGCGTAGAAAGCCTGGTGACAGCGCTGGTGGACATGTACCCCCACATATTCCGCAAGAAGAACCGGAGGGAGCTCCTCATTCTTGGCGTGTCTGTCACCTCCTTCTTTGTCGGGCTGGTCATGCTTACAGAG GGCGGTATGTACGTATTTCAGCTCTTTGACTACTATGCAGCCAGTGGCATGTGCCTCCTGTTTGTGGCCATCTTTGAGTCCTTCTGTGTGGCTTGGGTTTATG GAGCTGGGCGCTTCTACAACAACATTGAAGATATGATTGGGTACAGGCCATGGCCTCTTATCAAATATTGCTGGCTGTTCCTCACCCCAGCTGTCTGCACA GccaccttcctcttctccctgatCAAGTACACCCCGCTGACCTACAACAAGAAGTACACGTACCCGTGGTGGGGCGATGCCCTGGGCTGGTTCCTGGCTCTGTCCTCCATGGTCTGCATTCCCGCCTGGAGCTTCTATAAACTCGGCACCCTCAAGGGCTCCCTCAAAGAG AGAATTCGCCAGCTCCTGTGCCCGGCGGAGGACCTGCCTGGATGGAACCGAGCAGaaccctctgcccctgccacgCCCAGGACATCGCTGCTCATTCTCACCGAGCTGGAGTCCCACTGCTAG
- the SLC6A13 gene encoding sodium- and chloride-dependent GABA transporter 2 isoform X2 — MPRFALKAMSHPGPLSELMESLPCQGAFFIPYLIFLFTCGIPVFLLETALGQYTSQGGVTAWRKICPIFEGIGYASQMIVILLNIYYIIVLAWALFYLFSSFTIDLPWGSCHHEWNTEYCVEFQRTNGSLNVTSENATSPVIEFWERRVLKISDGIHDLGALRWELALCLLVAWVICYFCIWKGVKSTGKVVYFTATFPYLMLVVLLIRGVTLPGAAQGIQFYLYPNLTRLWDPQVWMDAGTQIFFSFAICLGCLTALGSYNKYHNNCYRDCIALCFLNSGTSFVAGFAIFSVLGFMSQEQGVPISEVAESGPGLAFIAYPRAVVMLPFSPLWACCFFFMVVLLGLDSQFVCVESLVTALVDMYPHIFRKKNRRELLILGVSVTSFFVGLVMLTEGGMYVFQLFDYYAASGMCLLFVAIFESFCVAWVYGAGRFYNNIEDMIGYRPWPLIKYCWLFLTPAVCTATFLFSLIKYTPLTYNKKYTYPWWGDALGWFLALSSMVCIPAWSFYKLGTLKGSLKERIRQLLCPAEDLPGWNRAEPSAPATPRTSLLILTELESHC; from the exons GTGCCTTTTTCATCCCCTACCTCATCTTCCTCTTTACCTGTGGCATTCCTGTCTTCCTCTTGGAGACAGCACTGGGCCAGTACACTAGCCAGGGAGGCGTCACAGCCTGGAGGAAGATTTGCCCCATCTTTGAGG GCATTGGCTACGCCTCCCAGATGATTGTCATCCTCCTCAACATCTACTACATCATTGTCCTGGCCTGGGCCCTCTTCTACCTCTTTAGCAGCTTCACCATTGACCTTCCCTGGGGAAGCTGCCACCATGAGTGGAACACAG AATACTGTGTGGAGTTCCAGAGGACCAATGGCTCCCTGAATGTGACCTCTGAAAATGCCACCTCTCCTGTCATCGAGTTCTGGGA GAGGCGGGTCCTGAAGATCTCTGATGGCATCCATGACCTGGGGGCCCTGCGCTGGGAGCTGGCCCTGTGCCTCCTGGTTGCCTGGGTCATCTGCTACTTCTGCATCTGGAAGGGGGTCAAGTCCACAGGCAAG GTGGTGTACTTCACAGCCACATTCCCTTACCTCATGCTGGTGGTCCTGTTAATTCGAGGGGTGACTCTGCCTGGGGCAGCCCAAGGAATTCAGTTTTACCTGTACCCAAACCTCACACGTCTGTGGGATCCCCAG GTGTGGATGGACGCGGGCACCCAGATCTTCTTTTCCTTCGCCATCTGCCTAGGGTGCCTGACTGCCCTGGGCAGCTACAACAAATACCACAACAACTGCTACAG GGACTGCATCGCCCTCTGCTTCCTCAACAGCGGTACCAGCTTCGTGGCTGGATTTGCTATCTTCTCTGTCCTGGGCTTCATGTCTCAGGAGCAGGGGGTGCCCATCTCTGAGGTGGCTGAGTCTG GCCCCGGCCTTGCTTTCATTGCCTACCCCCGGGCCGTGGTGATGctgcccttctctcctctctgggcctgctgcttcttcttcatGGTCGTCCTCCTGGGACTGGACAGCCAG TTTGTGTGCGTAGAAAGCCTGGTGACAGCGCTGGTGGACATGTACCCCCACATATTCCGCAAGAAGAACCGGAGGGAGCTCCTCATTCTTGGCGTGTCTGTCACCTCCTTCTTTGTCGGGCTGGTCATGCTTACAGAG GGCGGTATGTACGTATTTCAGCTCTTTGACTACTATGCAGCCAGTGGCATGTGCCTCCTGTTTGTGGCCATCTTTGAGTCCTTCTGTGTGGCTTGGGTTTATG GAGCTGGGCGCTTCTACAACAACATTGAAGATATGATTGGGTACAGGCCATGGCCTCTTATCAAATATTGCTGGCTGTTCCTCACCCCAGCTGTCTGCACA GccaccttcctcttctccctgatCAAGTACACCCCGCTGACCTACAACAAGAAGTACACGTACCCGTGGTGGGGCGATGCCCTGGGCTGGTTCCTGGCTCTGTCCTCCATGGTCTGCATTCCCGCCTGGAGCTTCTATAAACTCGGCACCCTCAAGGGCTCCCTCAAAGAG AGAATTCGCCAGCTCCTGTGCCCGGCGGAGGACCTGCCTGGATGGAACCGAGCAGaaccctctgcccctgccacgCCCAGGACATCGCTGCTCATTCTCACCGAGCTGGAGTCCCACTGCTAG